The sequence below is a genomic window from Paenibacillus silvisoli.
AAATCCGCAGACAACGGCGGCGCATTCATTACGCTATAAAATAAAAACAGCCGCATCCTCTTCGCGAGGGTGCGGCTGTTTTCCTATTTATCCGATCGAATAGTTGACCCAATCGCCTTGAACGCCGCCCATCTTGTCGAAGAAGACTTGCGCTCTCGCGTTATCCTTCGCCGTAATCCACGACATGCGGGCAAAGCCGAGATCCTCGGTGTAACGCTGGCAGGCGAGGAAGAGCTGCGATTCCGCGATCGTATCCCGATACGGCTCCAAGACGAAGAGATCGTTCATGACCGTGATCCGTTCCGCCTTCATGGTGCTGTAGGTGAAGTAAAGCGTTGCGAAGCCGACAAGCTCGCCGTCCTGCAGCGCCACGAATTGTATGCCTTCATGCTTCTCCAGCAGCGTATAGATCAGCTGGCGTACCGTACGGTCGCCCGGCCAAGCTTTTCCGTAGAAGGTTACGATATAATTATGCATCAAGGCCACCAGGCCGTTTACGTCAGAGAATTCAGCATTGCGTACTACAATTGACATTCTTGCTCCTCCTTCAATGGGTCGATATGAATAATTATATGTGATGTAGTATAAATATACAACTCTATTCATGAAAATACATTTCTACAAAATACATCAATTTACGCCCCTTTACAGAATCTTCCTTGTCCATGACAATATTGGCGAATTCAAATTTTGTCCTATTCAAGGAGCGTGCTGACGTTGTCCAAAAAAATTCTTATCCTTACGGGAGATGCCGCAGAATCGTTGGAGGTGTATTACCCTTATTTTCGCGTTTTGGAGGAGGGCTACGAAGCGGTTATCGCAGCACCCAGCGTGAAGACGCTGCGAACCGTCGTTCACGATTTCGAAGGCTGGGATACGTACACCGAGAAGCCGGGCTATCAGCTGAATTCGCACGTCGCTTTTGCCGAGGTGGAGCCAGCCGCCTATGACGGCTTGATTATCCCCGGCGGCAGAGCGCCTGAATACATCCGGCTGGACGACAACGTGAAGCGGATCGTCAGCCACTTCTTCGAGACCAACAAGCCGGTCGGCGCGATCTGCCACGCGGCGCTTATTCTTGGCGTCGTCGGCAACCGCTCCTATTTCGAAGGGCGCAGCATGACGGCGTACTCGGCTTGCCGTCCGGATGTCGAGGCGCTTGGCGCAACGTACGCGAAGGAGACGCTCTGCGTCGACGGCAACATCGTTTCCGGGCACGCATGGCCGGATTTGCCGGACTTTATGCGGGAGTTTCTGCAGCTGGTGAAGCAGCAGTAGAGAAGAGAGCGATTGTTCCTATTCGGCGGCCTTAGATGAAGGGAGTTTGAGGTCGCCGATGCTTTCAATTCCGGAGTGCAAACGGTTGCGTTTCGATGCAGCGCGGAGAGCATGCGTTGAAAAAAGACGGGCTATTTTCAATTTTGGAGATTATTGACTGTAAAGCGTTTTCATAATAAGATAAATGCACTGTAATAGGTTGGTTTCTTAGCATTTCGCACTTATATTTCCAATTTTAATTTGTCATTGGAAAGGCTCGCATATCGCCTCCATTAATAGGGGGAATGCAGTCTTTTCCGTGGAAAAGGGGGTTTTATCGACTTTTGTGCAAACGTTTGCTCATTATTTCGACAGCAGATTAATCAGGGGGGCTAGCAAATGAGACCAGGAAGCAGCACGCATCACCGTCGTTATTGGGCTTTATTTTTATCCATTCTTATGGTTGTGCAAGCGATCGGCCTGTTGCCGCGGCAGGTGTCGGCGGCAGAGCCGGCGGGCACGTACGCGGAAGGCGGGAAAATCCATTTCGCGCTGCCGAAAGCCGAGCTCGACATTACG
It includes:
- a CDS encoding GNAT family N-acetyltransferase, which codes for MSIVVRNAEFSDVNGLVALMHNYIVTFYGKAWPGDRTVRQLIYTLLEKHEGIQFVALQDGELVGFATLYFTYSTMKAERITVMNDLFVLEPYRDTIAESQLFLACQRYTEDLGFARMSWITAKDNARAQVFFDKMGGVQGDWVNYSIG
- a CDS encoding DJ-1/PfpI family protein, yielding MSKKILILTGDAAESLEVYYPYFRVLEEGYEAVIAAPSVKTLRTVVHDFEGWDTYTEKPGYQLNSHVAFAEVEPAAYDGLIIPGGRAPEYIRLDDNVKRIVSHFFETNKPVGAICHAALILGVVGNRSYFEGRSMTAYSACRPDVEALGATYAKETLCVDGNIVSGHAWPDLPDFMREFLQLVKQQ